GTGGCAGGGTTACAGTACGCGGGTGGAGAGGCTGCGCCCGCCCAGCGAAACCTCCAGACGGTCACCGGACACCATCGGCCCAACGCCCTCCGGCGTGCCGGTCAGGATTACGTCCCCGGCGCGCAGGGTAAAGAACTGACTCATATAGGCAATCAGCGGCAGGATACGGTGGATCATATCCGCGGTGCTGCCCTGCTGACGGAGCTCGCCGTTGACGACCAGCTGCAGTTCGACGTTCTGCGGGTCATGGTCAAATTCAGCGACGGGGATAAAACCGGAGATCGGGCAGGAGTTGTCAAAGGCCTTGGCTTTTTCCCACGGCTGGCCGGCTTTTTTACACCCCGCCTGCACGTCACGCAGCGTCAGATCCAGCGCCACGCCGTAACCGGCAATCGCCTGCGCCACGTGTGCTTCCGTCGCCTGCTTCAGCGTTGCGCCGATCAGCACCGCCAGCTCGACTTCATGGTGCACCGCACCGAGGTTAGCCGGAATCGACAGCGGCTGTTTGATGTCGCACAGCGCCGTTTCCGGCTTGATAAACAGCACCGGCTCGGTCGGGGTGACGCTGCCCATCTCTTTAATGTGTCTGGCATAGTTGCTTCCGACGCAGACCACCTTGCTCACCGGATAATCCAACAACGCGCCCTGCCAGTTGTGATGCTGATACATACTGTTCCCCTGCATGATGCGCGAGCGGTCAGCCTTGGCGACGACCATCGCGCGTTAAGTGTGCGGCCGCACCGGCGATGTGCCGATACCCTGAACAAAATAATAAGCCCGATTGCCCGGTGCCGGGCGACAGAAATTGTTTTAAAGCGTAAATGAGCAGCGGACAGCAGGCTGCAAATGAACGTTATTTAACGCCATCCTCATTTTTCAGATGGATCTTAAGCAGGCTTTCAATCGGCGGTGGGATTTGTAAATAAAAACCCTCATCGCGTAATGCGGTTTTAACCTTATCAATATCTGCGCTAACCAGCTTGCGGCTGCCGTCCAGCGGCAACAGCATCGCCAGCTGCGGCTTACCGAACCCCTGCATCAGCGCCTCAGGCACCCGCGAGAAATCGTCCTTTTTTTCGACATAAAGATAAGTCTGGTCGCGCTTTGGACTTCTGTAGATCACACAAAACATATTTTTTACTCGAATTAACCTGGAAGGTGACTTGCCTGAATATTACAGTAACTATAACATGCTTGCAGACCTTCGGAATATTGTCCTGCCATGATTAGCTGGC
This portion of the Erwinia sp. E602 genome encodes:
- a CDS encoding YcgL domain-containing protein produces the protein MFCVIYRSPKRDQTYLYVEKKDDFSRVPEALMQGFGKPQLAMLLPLDGSRKLVSADIDKVKTALRDEGFYLQIPPPIESLLKIHLKNEDGVK
- a CDS encoding fumarylacetoacetate hydrolase family protein — translated: MYQHHNWQGALLDYPVSKVVCVGSNYARHIKEMGSVTPTEPVLFIKPETALCDIKQPLSIPANLGAVHHEVELAVLIGATLKQATEAHVAQAIAGYGVALDLTLRDVQAGCKKAGQPWEKAKAFDNSCPISGFIPVAEFDHDPQNVELQLVVNGELRQQGSTADMIHRILPLIAYMSQFFTLRAGDVILTGTPEGVGPMVSGDRLEVSLGGRSLSTRVL